A stretch of the Rosa rugosa chromosome 5, drRosRugo1.1, whole genome shotgun sequence genome encodes the following:
- the LOC133709718 gene encoding uncharacterized protein LOC133709718, which produces MNHCVIQQSSALSVCEEMRTARDSVVCPKPRRFGLRNATFHDPGRSLRWHLGHQGELCDSKAGSDALDCILTKGVEQFSCTEIGSPHPFFSGSPPSRVANPLIRDARFGSEKLTPVSPLSPVSSSSPSSSTRNGGGCVRAIFGSKPTVRVEGFDCLDRDSRNCSIPSLA; this is translated from the exons ATGAACCACTGCGTGATACAGCAGAGCAGCGCCCTTTCGGTTTGCGAAGAGATGAGGACGGCGAGAGACTCCGTCGTTTGCCCCAAACCGCGCCGTTTCGGACTCCGAAACGCCACCTTTCACGATCCCGGCAGATCTCTCAGATGGCATCTCGG CCATCAAGGGGAGCTCTGTGATTCAAAGGCAGGCTCTGATGCTTTGGACTGTATCTTAACAAAG GGGGTTGAACAGTTTTCTTGTACAGAAATAGGCTCGCCGCACCCATTTTTCAGCGGATCGCCGCCGAGCAGAGTAGCTAATCCATTGATTCGGGATGCTAGATTTGGCAGTGAGAAGCTCACTCCAGTGTCACCGCTTTCACCGGTGTCTTCATCGTCTCCATCATCTTCCACAAGGAATGGAGGAGGCTGTGTTCGTGCTATTTTCGGGAGTAAACCAACAGTGAGGGTCGAGGGGTTTGATTGCCTGGACAGGGATAGCCGAAATTGCAGCATCCCTTCCCTGGCTTGA